Proteins from a genomic interval of Carcharodon carcharias isolate sCarCar2 chromosome 32, sCarCar2.pri, whole genome shotgun sequence:
- the cib2 gene encoding calcium and integrin-binding family member 2, with protein MFSVLSEMAPRELKAIYAFKIYDFNTDNFICKSDLEKTLNKLTREELAPEEVTLVCEKVIEEADLDGDGKLNYPDFENMIGRAPDFLSTFHIRI; from the exons ATGTTCTCGGTACTCAGTGAAATGGCTCCTCGAGAGCTGAAGGCCATTTACGCCTTCAAAATCTACG ACTTCAACACAGACAATTTCATCTGTAAGTCCGACCTGGAGAAGACCCTCAATAAGTTGACCCGGGAGGAGCTCGCTCCTGAAGAGGTGACCctggtgtgtgagaaagtgattgAAGAAGCTGACTTGGATGGTGACGGGAAGCTTAATTATCCGGATTTCGAGAATATGATCGGCAGAGCACCCGACTTCCTCAG